In the Flavobacterium acetivorans genome, one interval contains:
- a CDS encoding ABC-three component system protein has protein sequence MNKTRYEITSASDKSIGFDYQFYYYMYLILDLRHNEKIAIEIKDDIHIEFTDGKLILIQTKHTTQTNQDSTSINLTERDSDLWKTLSNWVKVINEATDKKTFLKTTSFQLISNKSLSSNPFFIELQKLLNTDITVKEFKNYLQVLIDKGTDITINGYIKSLKSLNNELLYSFIKKLEFKLNEDNIIDKIKERILEKIYFKERVDDVFNDLYSELKTKEYLDVKKGNKKELSFEDFVSNFRKCFKKGLNDKLPIRKFDINTPSEIENQKFILQLIDIGDIGSNDTDEMLEYTIQMFQLFNNLKKWEEDGDLLNHEIEEFHKQSILIWKNSFREKFRQIKTKVESNISVDDSEIKHKALECLDEMRKAILQIDETLLSVELSNGHFYNLTNNDQIGWHYDWKTRY, from the coding sequence ATGAATAAGACAAGATATGAAATAACTTCTGCTTCAGATAAATCAATTGGATTTGATTATCAGTTTTATTATTACATGTACTTAATCTTGGATTTAAGGCACAATGAAAAAATTGCAATAGAGATAAAGGATGATATTCATATTGAATTTACTGATGGAAAATTAATATTAATTCAAACTAAACATACCACCCAAACTAATCAAGATTCAACAAGTATAAATCTAACAGAAAGAGATAGTGATCTTTGGAAAACATTAAGCAATTGGGTAAAGGTAATTAATGAAGCAACAGATAAAAAAACTTTTTTAAAAACTACCTCTTTTCAATTAATTTCAAATAAATCCCTTTCTTCTAATCCCTTTTTTATTGAGCTTCAAAAATTACTTAACACAGATATAACTGTTAAGGAATTTAAAAATTATTTACAGGTTTTAATTGATAAAGGAACAGACATAACAATTAACGGCTACATTAAGAGCTTAAAAAGCTTGAATAATGAATTACTATATAGTTTCATTAAAAAATTGGAATTTAAATTAAATGAAGACAACATTATAGATAAAATCAAGGAAAGAATTCTGGAAAAAATATACTTCAAAGAAAGGGTGGATGATGTTTTTAATGACCTTTATTCAGAATTGAAAACAAAAGAATATTTAGATGTTAAAAAAGGAAATAAAAAAGAATTGTCTTTTGAAGATTTTGTTTCAAATTTTAGAAAATGCTTTAAAAAAGGTTTAAATGATAAGTTGCCAATAAGAAAATTTGATATTAACACCCCTTCTGAAATTGAAAATCAGAAATTTATTCTTCAATTGATAGATATTGGTGATATTGGTAGTAATGATACTGATGAAATGTTAGAGTACACCATTCAAATGTTTCAACTCTTCAACAATTTAAAAAAATGGGAAGAAGATGGAGATTTGTTAAATCATGAAATTGAAGAATTTCACAAACAATCTATATTAATTTGGAAAAATTCATTTCGAGAAAAATTTAGGCAAATTAAAACAAAAGTTGAAAGCAATATTTCTGTAGATGACTCTGAAATAAAACATAAGGCTTTAGAATGTTTAGATGAGATGAGAAAAGCTATATTACAAATTGATGAAACTTTATTATCTGTAGAATTAAGTAATGGGCATTTTTATAATCTGACTAATAATGACCAAATTGGATGGCACTATGACTGGAAAACAAGATACTAA